In one Sphingobacterium daejeonense genomic region, the following are encoded:
- a CDS encoding (deoxy)nucleoside triphosphate pyrophosphohydrolase, whose protein sequence is MIHVACALIEKDQQLLICQRSADMKLPLKWEFPGGKLEDGETLQECLLREVLEEINLNIEIVEELTKVEYHYPDFSLTLYPFVCTIIGGEINANEHEQVLWVDRTELFRFDWANADLPIVEEYIRTRREEV, encoded by the coding sequence ATGATACATGTTGCCTGTGCCTTAATTGAAAAAGATCAACAGTTATTGATTTGTCAAAGATCTGCTGATATGAAACTCCCCTTAAAATGGGAGTTCCCGGGAGGAAAATTGGAAGATGGTGAAACCCTGCAAGAATGCTTGCTGAGAGAGGTGTTGGAAGAAATCAATCTAAATATTGAAATCGTTGAAGAACTCACAAAGGTAGAATACCACTACCCGGATTTCTCACTGACCCTTTATCCATTTGTTTGCACCATAATTGGTGGTGAAATTAATGCAAACGAACATGAACAAGTGTTATGGGTTGATAGAACTGAATTGTTCCGCTTTGATTGGGCAAATGCAGATCTTCCAATTGTAGAAGAATATATCCGTACCCGAAGAGAAGAAGTCTAA